One genomic region from Spirosoma sp. KCTC 42546 encodes:
- a CDS encoding ATP-dependent Clp protease ATP-binding subunit produces MEAKFSNRVKEVITLSREEALRLGHDYIGTEHLLLGMIREGEGVAVGLLKKLGISLDELRVTIEQATKGTATNNVKNLANIPLTRQSEKTLKITYLEAKIFKSPLIGTEHLLLSILRDEDNVATQILNKFNINYEVIKEMLEYQSSGTRPVMGPETDDDDNDRGMFGGSSSGSGKDPKGTEKSRTPVLDNFGRDLTKLAEVGKLDPIVGREKEIERVAQILSRRKKNNPILIGEPGVGKTAIAEGLALRIVQKKVSRVLFGKRVVTLDLASLVAGTKYRGQFEERMKAVMNELEKSPEVILFIDELHTIVGAGGASGSLDASNMFKPALARGDIQCIGATTLDEYRQYIEKDGALARRFQMVMVDATSIDETIEILNNIKDKYEDHHHVDYTKEAIEAAVKLSERYISDRFLPDKAIDVMDEVGARVHISNITVPEDILRLEEQIENIKKEKNQVVKSQKYEEAAQLRDKEKRLIDQLERAKQLWEEDTKKRRYKVTEENVAEVVAMMTGIPVTSVSNDEGKKLVNMGDELKGRVIGQQSAIDKLVKAIQRTRVGLKDPKKPIGSFIFLGPTGVGKTELAKVLATYLFDKDDALVRIDMSEYMEKFSVSRLVGAPPGYVGYEEGGQLTEKIRRKPYSVVLLDEIEKAHPDVFNILLQVLDDGILTDGLGRRVDFRNTIIIMTSNIGVRDLKDFGAGIGFATKKSAETQDDLMKSTIQSALRKAFSPEFLNRLDDVIVFNSLLREDIHKIIDLMLGKLLGRVTNLGYTVELTEKAKDFLAEKGYDPQYGARPLSRAIQRYLEDPVAEEILKGELKDGDVILADYSGEGETLTITVKKPEAVVE; encoded by the coding sequence ATGGAAGCAAAATTCTCAAACCGCGTAAAGGAAGTCATCACGCTGAGTCGGGAAGAAGCCTTACGCTTAGGCCACGATTATATCGGCACAGAACACCTCTTGCTGGGTATGATTCGTGAGGGTGAGGGTGTAGCGGTGGGCTTACTGAAGAAACTCGGTATCTCACTCGACGAACTCCGGGTCACAATTGAACAGGCCACGAAAGGAACAGCCACCAACAACGTGAAAAATCTAGCGAATATTCCTCTGACCCGTCAGTCGGAAAAGACGCTGAAAATCACCTATTTGGAAGCTAAGATTTTCAAAAGCCCGCTCATTGGAACGGAACACCTGTTACTGTCGATTCTGCGTGATGAAGACAATGTCGCCACCCAGATTCTCAATAAATTCAATATTAACTACGAAGTCATTAAGGAGATGCTCGAATATCAATCTTCGGGAACCCGCCCGGTGATGGGTCCCGAAACCGACGATGACGACAACGACCGTGGCATGTTTGGCGGAAGCAGTTCCGGTTCAGGCAAAGATCCAAAAGGTACCGAGAAATCACGGACACCTGTACTGGATAACTTTGGCCGAGACCTGACCAAACTTGCCGAAGTTGGCAAACTCGATCCCATTGTTGGTCGCGAAAAAGAAATTGAACGGGTAGCTCAGATTCTGAGCCGCCGGAAGAAAAACAATCCAATCCTGATTGGTGAGCCAGGGGTTGGTAAAACGGCTATCGCCGAAGGACTGGCTCTGCGCATTGTGCAGAAGAAAGTTTCGCGGGTGCTATTCGGTAAGCGTGTTGTTACACTTGACCTTGCATCGCTCGTGGCAGGTACAAAGTACCGCGGACAGTTTGAAGAGCGGATGAAGGCCGTGATGAACGAGCTTGAAAAATCGCCGGAGGTTATTCTGTTCATTGATGAGTTGCACACGATAGTTGGAGCAGGTGGTGCGTCGGGTTCACTCGATGCGTCGAACATGTTCAAACCGGCATTGGCGCGGGGCGACATTCAATGTATCGGTGCTACCACACTTGATGAATATCGTCAGTATATCGAGAAGGATGGAGCCCTGGCTCGTCGTTTCCAGATGGTAATGGTGGATGCCACATCGATTGACGAAACCATCGAAATTCTGAATAACATCAAGGATAAATACGAAGATCACCACCATGTTGACTACACGAAAGAAGCTATCGAGGCTGCTGTGAAGTTGTCAGAACGGTATATCTCGGATCGATTCCTTCCTGATAAAGCTATTGACGTAATGGACGAAGTGGGTGCTCGTGTACACATTTCAAACATTACGGTTCCTGAAGATATTCTGAGACTCGAAGAGCAGATCGAGAACATCAAGAAGGAGAAAAATCAGGTTGTTAAGAGCCAGAAATACGAAGAAGCCGCTCAGCTTCGCGATAAGGAAAAACGCCTGATCGACCAGCTTGAGCGCGCGAAACAACTTTGGGAGGAAGACACCAAGAAACGTCGCTATAAGGTTACCGAAGAAAACGTGGCTGAAGTAGTAGCCATGATGACCGGTATTCCAGTGACGAGCGTATCGAACGATGAAGGCAAGAAACTTGTCAACATGGGCGATGAACTGAAAGGCCGTGTAATTGGTCAGCAGTCGGCCATTGACAAACTAGTGAAAGCTATTCAGCGGACGCGTGTTGGTTTAAAAGATCCTAAGAAACCTATCGGTTCGTTCATTTTCCTTGGCCCGACGGGTGTAGGTAAAACAGAACTTGCCAAAGTGCTGGCTACTTACCTGTTCGACAAAGACGATGCGCTGGTTCGTATCGATATGTCGGAATACATGGAGAAATTCAGCGTTAGCCGTTTGGTTGGGGCACCTCCAGGTTACGTGGGTTATGAAGAAGGTGGTCAGTTGACCGAAAAAATTCGTCGGAAGCCTTACAGTGTCGTGCTGTTGGATGAAATCGAAAAAGCCCACCCGGATGTGTTCAACATCCTGTTGCAGGTGCTTGACGATGGTATCCTGACCGACGGTCTGGGTCGCCGGGTTGATTTCCGGAACACAATCATCATCATGACCTCCAACATCGGGGTTCGTGACCTGAAAGATTTTGGTGCGGGTATCGGTTTCGCAACCAAGAAGAGCGCGGAAACACAGGATGATTTGATGAAGAGCACGATTCAAAGTGCACTGCGTAAAGCGTTCTCGCCTGAGTTCCTGAACCGTTTGGACGATGTGATTGTGTTTAACTCGCTCTTGCGCGAAGACATCCACAAAATCATTGACCTGATGCTGGGTAAACTGCTGGGCCGTGTTACCAACCTGGGTTATACTGTTGAACTGACAGAGAAGGCGAAAGACTTCCTGGCCGAGAAAGGGTATGATCCGCAGTACGGTGCCCGTCCGTTGAGTCGCGCTATCCAGCGTTACCTTGAAGACCCCGTTGCTGAAGAAATCCTAAAAGGTGAACTGAAAGACGGCGACGTCATTCTGGCCGACTACAGTGGTGAAGGCGAAACGCTGACCATTACGGTAAAGAAGCCCGAAGCAGTGGTTGAGTAA
- a CDS encoding WbqC family protein: protein MPCLDYVSGLMRFGGVQIEAHEHYQKQSYRNRCYVRTANKIDTLTVPVQQRTHHQPIRDLRIANDQAWQMHHWRCLKAGYGKAPFFEYYAPYFEPVYQKKWTFLFDLNLELLTICLKLMQLRIPINLTEWYDKTTPVGLFDARSRLNPGNRPETYIFHQPVEYPQNFGVEFVPNLSIIDLLFCQGPSAADVLRAGLRE, encoded by the coding sequence TTGCCCTGTTTAGATTATGTGTCGGGGCTAATGCGGTTTGGAGGAGTGCAAATCGAAGCCCATGAGCATTACCAGAAACAAAGCTATCGAAACAGGTGCTATGTTCGGACAGCTAACAAAATTGATACGCTAACAGTGCCCGTACAGCAGAGAACGCACCATCAGCCCATTCGTGATCTTCGGATAGCGAACGACCAGGCCTGGCAGATGCACCACTGGCGATGCCTGAAGGCGGGTTATGGGAAAGCCCCATTTTTTGAATACTATGCGCCCTATTTTGAGCCGGTTTATCAAAAAAAATGGACTTTTTTATTTGACTTGAATCTGGAACTGCTGACAATTTGTCTGAAATTGATGCAGCTACGGATACCAATAAACCTGACAGAATGGTATGATAAAACAACACCGGTCGGTCTATTTGACGCTCGATCGAGGTTGAATCCGGGAAATAGACCGGAAACGTATATATTCCACCAGCCGGTAGAATACCCGCAAAATTTTGGCGTTGAATTTGTACCAAACCTAAGTATTATAGACCTGTTGTTCTGTCAGGGACCGTCCGCTGCGGACGTGTTAAGGGCTGGCCTACGGGAGTGA
- a CDS encoding lysophospholipid acyltransferase family protein, whose product MKFFRLLSRLPLGILYGISDVLAFLLLHIVRYRRTVVLENLRFSFPEKSPSEIRQIMKGFYQDLADLFVEIIKLPALSPDELQKRVRVTNPELVQEKIRAGQTAIGMTSHQGNWEWIPGAFVQKGIPVDSIYKPLTNSFFEKVMYQIRSSFGAVPTPMHTLPRQMAARKHIPRLIGLMSDQVPDVPEQAYWTDFLHRDTPFYPGAERLARSRNLPVFYMEPVRVRRGYYEVSVKLLAEPPYTDLPPGTILERYRDQIETTIRNHPSDWLWSHKRWKHWRGKYAKVGAKLT is encoded by the coding sequence ATGAAATTTTTTCGGCTATTATCGCGTCTGCCACTTGGTATACTATATGGCATTTCTGATGTACTGGCTTTTTTACTTCTCCATATAGTTCGTTACCGGCGTACAGTTGTTCTGGAAAATTTACGGTTCTCATTTCCGGAAAAATCCCCCTCCGAAATCCGCCAGATTATGAAGGGTTTTTACCAGGATTTAGCGGATTTATTTGTTGAAATCATCAAGTTACCCGCTCTTTCACCCGATGAATTACAGAAACGTGTTCGGGTCACTAATCCAGAGTTAGTTCAGGAAAAGATACGCGCAGGTCAGACGGCTATAGGCATGACATCTCATCAGGGAAACTGGGAGTGGATTCCAGGGGCTTTTGTGCAGAAGGGGATCCCCGTCGACAGCATTTATAAACCCCTAACCAATTCATTTTTCGAGAAGGTGATGTATCAGATCCGATCTAGTTTCGGAGCTGTTCCAACCCCAATGCATACCTTACCTCGGCAGATGGCCGCCCGAAAGCATATTCCCCGCTTGATTGGCCTTATGTCGGATCAGGTACCTGATGTGCCTGAACAGGCCTACTGGACTGATTTTCTGCATCGGGATACTCCATTTTATCCCGGTGCAGAACGGCTGGCCCGCAGCCGGAACCTGCCGGTATTTTATATGGAGCCAGTTCGTGTACGTCGGGGGTATTACGAAGTTTCCGTAAAGCTTCTTGCTGAGCCCCCTTACACAGATTTACCACCTGGTACTATTTTAGAACGCTATCGGGATCAAATAGAAACCACCATCCGAAATCACCCGTCCGACTGGCTCTGGTCCCATAAACGCTGGAAACACTGGCGTGGAAAATATGCCAAAGTAGGCGCCAAACTGACGTAG